The Apodemus sylvaticus chromosome 19, mApoSyl1.1, whole genome shotgun sequence sequence atgaacTCCTGAGTTGGATCTGTGACATCCATGTAAAAAAGCCACCGAAGTGGCACTGAGCCTGTCACCCGGTactgaggaggtagagacagaagagtTCCCTGGGGTTTCTTGGCCAGTCAGCCTATTAGGCAACTCTATatcagtaagagaccctgacCTTTCAAAAAAGCAAGGTGGATGGTTCCTAAGGAACAACATTCAAGATTGACTTCTTGCCCcactatgtgcatgtatgcatgtgtgcatgcatgcatgtgtgcatgcgcaccCATAAACACCTTTAACGAGCAAATGCAATGCACCTAGGTCAAACCCCAGCTGTATCAGATTTTGGAATTTCCAAGCAAGGACAGTAGAGCAGGCAGTATCCCAGTGCCTCAGCAGGCAAGCTCTTGAAACAAGCTACAAGCAAATGCCGGCTGCAGAGGCCTAAACGTACCATCAAAGGTGAGTGGCTCGGACAGCTTCATGAGAGCGATGTCATTGCCCAGCCGCTTTGGCTTGTACTTGCTGTGGTAGATGATTTTCTCCACCAGATGGGAGGGCACAGGGCTGTCCATCAAGGACACAAGACCCACCTGGACAGTCCAGGACTTGGGGTGGTACAGGCTGAAATGCACAGACGGAGAGGTGAATCTCAGGGGAGACCCAGCCCTGTTGGTCTCTGGTGTTCCAAGAGTCCAGGGGAAAGGTGAGAGATGTCACCAGGTGGGATAGATGGCCCAATGCTCTACTGTGCCCCACATAGACCACACTCCTGAGTTCTGCAAGAACACAAACCACTCATGTACATCCTAGACAGACCATTCTCTTCGAGGCCCTCTTTGAGGGCTTGCAAAGACACCCCAGAGATATTCATTTGAGAACTGGGCAAAGCTTTGCTCTCTGCAGAGAGAGGCCTTTCTCCAGTGGACAGTAACCAAACCAAGAGATAAAAAGAGAACCAGCTActgttctttttttatctttaaagatttattcatttattatatgtaagtacactatagctgtcttcagacacaccagaagggggcgtcagatggttgtgagggatttgaactcaggaccttcgggaagtgcagtcagtgctctgaaccgtgagccatctctccagcccccagccacTGTTCTAAGATGCTTTCTGGGACTTCTAAACTCCCGACAGACACAGCATCATGGAGGCTCAGTGTTCCCTGGGTGTCCTGCACTTCCACCCATGATACCCTGCTGTGCCATACCATGGACAAGAGGAGTGAGCTACGGGAAGGCCTGGGACCTCAATGGCTCTCATTCTGCCTTGagtcccctcctccttttcctacCTTCCCTGTGCTAGCCCAGCTCGTGTCactcagacacagagacaggtcCACTGTAAGGCAGGCGGGCTGTGCACCTACACACGGCTTCCTCGCCTCCAGATCACCCTGTCTCTACCTGACcctggactagacaaggctctgAGTGGACGCCGCAGCTGCAGCCGCAGGCCAGGGCACTCACTCGTAAACACAGTGCGCAGCAGTGACGATCCACAGAGGGGTGATGACGGAGCCCCCGCATAGGTGgtacccctggaactggaggctgACCTGCCAGGGCCACTGAGCGAGCGAGGACATGTTTCCACCCACAATGCGTGGACTGTAGCCGGTTCTCATGCCACAGGCTACGGAAGAACAAGGGTTTATATGGGTAAACTCTGTGACCTTTTCTGGAGGAAATGTTGTCAGCACCCCAGCCAAATCCCTGTCCCTTACCCAGAGCTCACAATACTGCCAAAACTGGGTAATGAGAAGAGGAAGACTCAGGGGTGGGTGGGGTTTGTGGGAGACAGCGGAAGAGCCCTTAGTGCAGTGAGCCTGCATGGTCACCCTGCCCATCAACTGTGTCCCTGCTGACAATGACCAGCCCCACACTAGCATCCAGGAGAAGGGGTCTTGAGCTGTCCCCAATGGGGGCTGTGACTCCACCCGTGCAGTCGTCCATGTGGCTCCCTACATATTCAGACACTTACCTGAGCACTTCAAGGTAACCACATGGCCTGAGGTGCAGCCTTCCCTGCAGTGGAAAGGAACCGTTTATGGGCAGGCCAGCAAGCTGCTGTTTTTATAGAGCAGACAGGTCACACACGCCAACCCGGGGCCTGGGTGTCAGAGGAAAGCCTGGGCTCAGAGCACCTGTGGCATTTGCTCCCTACTTTAGCTTGAGCCCCAGTGGGGAGCTCTCTTGGAGCTGGGGAACTGATTGCTGCTAAGGGAAcctgtttttttcccccagagttTTGGGGGTTGGGGAACAACTTCCCTGCTTCTTTGCTTatgtcatatacacacacatacacactcacatattcactcacatacatacatgcatatacacacatacatatacacacatgcaaacatatatacacagatatatacatacatacatacatatacacacatacatgcacacatacatatatagacacatacacatacatacacttatatacatacatacacacacatacacactcacatattcatatacacacatacatatacaaacacacatgcaaatatacatacacagatatacacacatacatatatacacacatacatgcacatgtacatatatagacacatacacacatacacttacatacatatacacatacatatatgcatataaacatatacatatacacctgcCACaaacgcatgcatgcacaccactacccccacacatgcatgcatacacatacacatgtacacacatatatacatagacatacacacacacatacatatatatacctacacatacacatacatacatatacatatacatacatacacatatacatacataccacaaacacatgcatatatatcaccctctacacacatgcatgcatacacacatatgcatacacatacacacatattcatatgcatacatatatatatacatagacacacacatacatacacacaaacacacaatcatagacacatacacatgttcacacacaaacacacatacatatatatacccacacatacacatatatacatacatatatgcacacacacatatatatacatacacatacatacacaacaccacattacatacacacatgcatatatgtacccacaatacacatgtacatacatacatgcacatatatatacatacacatacatatacatacacattacacacacagacacacacacatgcataagcacacacatgcatgcacacctccCTGCTGTGAGGCAGGCACAGCAATGGCCTGATGGTAtacctgcctgtccctgctgCTCCTTTACGGTGCCTCCTTCGCTGCCTCCACTGAACCAGACTTTCCAGGGCTGGGATTCATCCCTGCACCCCAGCTATGCATGACCACTCTAGCCATAGCACTGAGCACCTCATGGAAGTGACATTCTTTCCCCTCACAGAGTGCACCTCAACTTCCCAAACCCAGTCTGTGGCCTGGCCCCAGTATAGACAGCAGCACCATCGGTCTAACCGCTTACCTCATGTACACAGACTGGTGTAACGCGGTCACCTTGTCATCTGGCAAGAGGTGATTGATGGACACAAAGTTGCCCTGTAACTGCTCCTCCAGTGCGTCCACTCTGAGGTGGTCTGAGCTCACATAGCTGCAGGCACATTAGAAACCCAGGCCCACCAGCCATGGTGACTGAGATACCAgccacccacccccactcaccAGGTTACAAGCTATGGAGACCTCATTTGGTCCTCCCCAAATCGCCAGAGACTTCATTTTCCTGATAAAATGCACACGCCTTAGCCAGGCGTTTCCAGCTTAGCTCTAGCCTGGGGACCTGCTTGCTGACCCACAGTCCACAGCCTGGCCTGACCACCCGCCCAGCTCCAGCCACTGAGGAAGACCACTTCCTGCCACAGGTGGTCTCTGCTCTGACGCTCTTGATTTGGCTGCGTCGGGCGAGGCAGCTAGATGTCTAGCTCCTGAGGGTAAGGGGTAAAGGGATGTGTGAGAGCCTGTTCCACTCTGCCTAGCCCTGTCATAGAAGGCAGTGGCTTAAGGACCCTGGAACCAAGCAATTGGGCTCAATGCCAGAAAACAGATGCATAGCCATGGGGCAGAAGAGAGATTTAAAGGCGTTAGAATGGGGTGGAACGGCTGAGCACAAACCCAGCAATAGAGAAACGGGGAAATGAAGGATTTAAGGAGTCCCCAAGGAAGGTGGGGAGCAGAGTGTACTGCAGGTGGCCGCCTTCTCACTAACCCAGCAGTTTGTCACCCACAAGAGCCCCCAAATGCCGTTAATGCCACCGGAGCTCATGTAAGTTTCCTGTAGTGCTCAGCCAAGCATGGGTTTGAAGCAAATGACATCCAGCTATTGGCCAGGCATTTCCTCCCAGGGAAGGCCACAGCAGGCTACCCTGGGGTGAAGGAGCCTGCTTTTGCTGGCATGCTGGGTCATGGGGAGATGGACAGGGCAGTGAGCTGGGGCAGAGGGAGTCTCGGTGTCACAAACACAGCCCACAGGTCACCTCAGAGCTGCAGCAACCACCACCACAGCTGTGGTCACTCCTACACCCTAATAACCACAGAGCTCCCACAGCCTTTTAAGGAGGAGGCTTATCATCCATTCTCTCTACCAATGAGATTTGAGCCAACTGGTCTGTGCGTGCATACGTAAGTACCTGCGTGGGTTTTGTGCTTTGaagtctcttccttttctttaaggACTAAAGCTACATAATTCTCAACATTGTCTCTTAGAAACCTTCGCAGCTGTCACTGCATTTCAGTTGCAACTGGTTTCAgaacccaggcaggcatggtgtacaGAGGAGGCGGGCCTGGGGGACCTCAGCTTCGGGGCATCTAGGATCCCACTGGCTTAGATCCCAGACAGGAGGTGTGTGTGGCCATGCAGTTTTGAGAGCCCTGCTTCCTGGGTTATAAAACAAGTTAGGTCATACTTCTGAGTTTGTGATTGTCGATCTTGCCCAGTTCCTAAGACGAGTGTAGGAACTTGGGAACCTGCCTTAGTAAACGGTGACCTACAGTATTGATGGCCTCCAGGGAAGCAAGGCAGGGGTCAGGAGTCAGCGATGGCCGTGAAGGACAGGGGACCCTCAGCTGGGTAAAAGCATGCTGCTGCAGTGTAGAAAGCCAGCAGCTGACTCCCAACCCTGAAGTTGGAAAGATGCTACCTTAGACGGTCTCCTGGGGCTAAGGGTGTTTTGAATAATTGCATCCTCTGGGGCTCTTGAGGATGCAAGTGCAGACATGGATGTGACCAGCAGGACCCAGTGCTCTTTAAACCGCATCGAACCAGAGTATTTATTTTTTCCACTCAGAAGTTCTGGGCGCGTGAACTGTTCGCTTTCTGTtactgtttgtctgtttgtctgtctgtctgtctgtctttggacAGGAACTTACTTTTCGGCTCCAGCTGGAACTCCCTttgttcctgcctctgcctccctagtacggGAATTACATATGTGTTACCATGTGACATGTGGTTGCTTGTTACCCCGCTGGAACAGAACCCACGGCTTTGGCCATGCCTGATTagaactctaccaactgaacccCAGTCCCAGTCCTAGCTCCAAAAGTCTAAATGGCTTTTACATCTAAAGTCCTGGCCTCGCCCTGGGAACTCCCTTCAAAGATGATGTTCTTCTACGTGATGTGGAGTCACCTGGCTGGGTGGGCCTCATCTTGTTCCCTGTGAGGTGTGGCTCCCCGTGCCATGAGGTTGCTATAAGAACGGACTGTGACTCGCCAAAGCTTCTAGGGAGCTCTGGACTGTCCCATAGCGAAGCTGCCTTGGCCCTGTCATCCTTGCCATTCGGCCTTGACTCACCTGGGAAACCCCAGCTGGGCACAGGCAATCTTGGCGTAGTGGCTTTTCCAGTCATCTGAGCACATGGTCCTCCATGCAGCGGCCGAGAACACTTGGAGCGCTGCTCTTTGGCCGATCACGCGCACTGGCCAGGCGTGGGGGGTAGGGTGGAGGAGGGCAATGATTACCAGAACAGGCTGAAGCCAGGCAGAGGCTGGACAGCCACGCTTGCTCCACGCACCCTCCTCCCTTCTAACCTGATCTGTTCCCACtcgcagcccctcccccacaagaTGCTGCAGTTCCCAGGGCTTGTACCCTGGGACCCCCTCCCTCCAACTCAGAGCCGGTCAGGTCCCTCAACTGGATATAAACATGTCTAACAGTTCTCCAAGAGCCTAGCTAGGCACGTCCCAGCTGGGGACAGGGTGTGACGCTGGCTATGCCTGGGGTCCATCGGACAGAAAGGGCTCTCGTCAGCTTGTGTTCACTCTCTGTGACTTCCTTCCGTGAACGGGAGCGACTCACCACAACGGAACTCATCCTCCGCGCCCTTGCAGTCGGAGACCCCGTCGCACCGAGCAGTCAGTTCAATACACTTGAAAGATGAATGGCACCTGTACTTCCCAGAGCAGTCGAAGTGGactggggaaaggggaagggagatgagAGAATCCCAGCAAGTGGTCGTTTTCGGTGCACAGCGCAGACAGCTGTGGACCcgaaaggggaagggagatgagAGAATCCCAGCAAGTGGTCATTTCGGTGCACAGCGCAGACAGCTGTAGTCCcgaaaggggaagggagatgagAGAATCCCAGCAAGTGGTCGTTTCGGTGCACAGCGCAGACAGCTGTGGACCCGCcgtgtggccttgaacttgctcatCAATAATGAAACCCGCCTTGAAACTGCATCCCCGACAGCAACCTGTTCAGGGGATGACTGAACAGGGGCAGGACTGCCACAACCACAGTCTCACTACCTCCAGGAATCATAAGACAGTGCATTCGGCCTCTCGGGAAATCCGAGGCAGGACAAAACTGCGTGGCTGGGCCCAATACACTAAGCTGGCCCAGCTGAGACTGCTCAACTGCCCTGCTTCCCCGTTCACTCTGGGCCTGGAGCCAATAGACTGTGAAACACCCAGCCGAACAGGGGGCAAAATACGCTGCCCTGCGCTGCAGCTTCTTGAAGGAGAACATGAGAAACTACAGGCTCTAAGAGAGCCCCTTCTTCCCCATGACCCACTTTCTTAAAAACCCTACATGCCTCCCTATAAAAATGGCCCACGCGCGTGGTATGACTTGAATGGAAGGCTTTGTTTGCTCCACCCAAGCCTCCCCCCTCCCATCCCAGAGTCCTGTTTCACCTGCTACCTCTGAGTAATTCTAACCAGCCAGGTGCCCTGGTGGCAGAGCCTGGGGCACAGCCAGCAGACCCTGCCCATTCCCACACCTGTTTGACATACTACAGGATGATCAAACCCACAGCCATCAAACCCAAAGGACACTGGCCACCAGTAATTAAGGCCAGGCGGCAGCAGGACAGACAAGGGGGTGGGAGGGTCTCATGCAAGTTTAAATGCCAGAACAGGTAATCGAGCGCCTATTAAATAATAGATGTACTCACTGCCCAGGCCAATGGCCAGCGCCAGTATCAAGGCAATGATCCCAATGACGATGATCGGAAAAAACTTCAAGGGCAGAAGGGACAAGATCTGTGCGGCCACCGCATCTCCATCTGAGAACCAAAgggatgggggtgtgggggtaGCCAGGGAGCATCAGTTCCGAGTGACATGAAACTTAAAGTTTAGCCATGAGTGCTGTATCCCCTCTGTGCAAAGAAAGCACTGGCCCAAAGACAGGTCATTTGTTAGGTGAATGACCACAGTGTCTAGGACTGTCTTCGCTCACCCAGCACTCTGTCCCAGCTTAGGAGAACATTGTGTAGGCTGAGAAGTATCCTCACTGGGAGCCCTTGACACCCTAACCTTTAACAGCCAAGAATGGGATCTTACTTGGAGGCCACAGAGAAGAGAGGTTAAGATGGGCAGAGGCTAATCTTGTATGATTGGTGTCCTTGGAGAGGGGGATGTTTTAACACAGACACGCATAGAAGAAAGATAAGAGACTAGGAAAACAGACATCCATAGAAAGATGAAGGCAGAAGACAGAGTGATATGTCCAAAATTCAAGGAACCTCATAGGCTATTGGCCAAAGGCCTGCATCTGCACAGGCATGGGGCGTCCTGTGTACATCCATGGTAATGGGGCCTTATTGATATCAGGGCTCTCAGACATCCAGCTCCCAAAAAGGAAGACAAGACGACCGCTGACTGAGCCACCCAGCCGTGGCATGTTGTCCCAGCAGCCCTGGGAGAACAGTTGAAGGAAGTCCCAAGTCTCAAGGGAAATAGGTCGTGGAGGTTTTATACCATGTGGTTGAAGCATTGAGGCACTGGGCTCTCTCTAACTGTGCCACCCTTACCCTTTGCTCCAGACCATGCACCTCCTGTGGGTAGAGGCCACCATATAGGCAGCTTGTCGCCCCAATCGGGGGCTGTCCAGCAGCTGAATGCCCAACTTAGTAAAATTCTGCTTCCCAATCAGAGCTGCCGCGGCTCTGCTTATGACTCTCAAAGACTGGGGTTCCCAGACTCTGGAGTCTTCAGCTCCAGTGAGAACCACCTACTTGGGTGGTACTCACTGGGGGAGGAGGCTGGCAGTGCCAAGGGTGACTACCTGCTCTTCAGGGAGTGACAAATCCCTGTCCTTGATGGGCATGGGAgagcccagctcattgtgggtggtgtctcTCCGGGGCAGTCATTCCTGACTGGCATAAAAATGTGAACGGAACAAACCAGTAAgctgcactcctccatggccgctgtttcagttcctggcttcctgccctgctttgagttcctgccctgacttcccccagATGACAGACTATAAACTGTGAAGCTGGtttaaccctttcctctccagtttGCTTCTGGCCATGGTgttgatcacagcaatagaaactaatCTGAGACACCTGGGATGCTGTGCAAAAATGTATCTCTCTAGAgagaccccccaaaaaaaggctGACAAGCAGCAAAGCCTCTCcagaagtaaacaaagaaaaaaatggacttAAATTCATCCTAACACAACCATGACTTTACTATGACCACACCCACTGGCGCTCATGGTGGAAGGGATGGCTGGCTTCTTACATAGCACAGGGTGGGGAGTGGATCACATTTGCTTTCCGATTGGAGATGTATCTACACAGCTTAAAAGATACAATTCTTGACCCAGAAATGTATCCTAAACGTTGCCGTGGGAGTACACAGATTCCTGTTTCCACACACCCTATGGAGCATGGCATTCTTGAGCATGGCAAACAGGAAGCAGTCTGAACAGCCTATGATAGGGCATCAATAAAGCCTTGGCATCCAGCcagagcacgcacacacacacacacacacacacacacacacacacacacacacgggatagACCCAGGGGAGTCTTTTCAATTCACAAACCTACTCCTTCTTCCTTGTTTTCCAGATTCTGTCTGCAGCCCAGATGGCTTAAAAAGAATCCTTTGGGGATCCCAGATACACATTGTTCAAAGCCACACAGCACAAAGAGGACATCAGGCGACGAATGCTGCCTGCACAGGTATGTGACTCATAAAACCAGCTTTCCTTCTTCCGGTGGCTGGACCACTCGTTCTAGCCCAGCACTTAACCCTTGGTGACACACAGCGTGCCTGAATTTTCCAGAAGGGCGGTGGCCATCTGACCCTCTTCTAAGTGAACCAGAGCCACTGTGGCGTTTGAGTCTCTGAAGACCGTGCCCCCACCCAAGAAGAGAGGTTAAACACGAGTTCATTCGCACACGTGCACACTGCCTGCAGAGAGGCAGCAAGTGCCTGAGCCAAAGGGGCTCCCCCTCAGCACCGTCTGACTCGGGTTCTGCAAGATCAGGAAAGAGAGGTGCCCAGCCAGTGATGGCAAGATCCCCAGGACGGGTGGGAGTCATAGCAAAGTCCTAGAGTGCCTATCTAGTGTGAGTAAGGCccagtttgatccccagtactgtagagaaggaagtggaagagaagaaagagagggaggtgggagaaagagacagagtagGAGAGTGAGAGGCTGGCTGTACAGAGgggatccccctcccccagccccacttgACCACATTCATCCATTTTGCAAAAGGCCCACTCACCAGGTACCACAGGACTTATTTTCAAATCATCCAAACCGAAGAGTGATCGGAAGGAGAAGGGGGCTTCGGCTGCCGGAGGGTCGTTTTCCCCCATGGTGACTATCTCAGGGCCTCTGATGTTGGGTTCCGGCTCCACCTCCACCTGCTTTGCCAGGGGTGAGCAGCGTTGGTCCCTGTGGAAAATGCCGGCACCAGGGGCGCCTCTGTCCCACTTTAAGTCCTTTCAGTCCAACACGAAGCCCACACCCGCTGTGGGTTTGTCGCAAATACCTGTCTACTGACAACGCAACTTTCTCGAGACCACAGTAAATAGCAGACTGGCTTCTAGAGCTGACAAAAATCGGAATTTTAATTCCTTTCAAGTAACATGACAGAGTCCTCTGTGTAGCCAATCAAGTGGCGCTTTTAGAAAGATATCTTTTAGAAAGATAAGTTCCTTTGTCACACAGAAGTCACTGTTGTGTTGTTCCTTAGAAAACGGTGACTGTCAGGATGAGATGGTCCTCCTTTATCcaacattttgatttttctttctagcCATAGAGTTTACCTGTCATAAACATAAGATCTTCTGATATTCAATTTGTGTATCCCAAAACGGAGGCAGCACCCGGGAATGGGCACTGTCACCCTGTTAGTAGCAGCCCACAAACACAGCCTTTTCCTGGCTCATGCAAGCATGAcctaattgaaaaagaaagtatcgGAGCCCTGGGGACCCAGGCCACCCAGCCAAATGAGGAGTGGCTGGGAGCCTCCTTCTAGGGCCAAACCCTCCAGCTTGAGCCAAACCCACACAGGCCTCTGTTTTCATACAATAGAGACCTTCTAGACAGGTCTGGGTAAGCACAGAGCTGTAGGGTGCTCCCAGGTGAGCCCCAGGTCACTCAAGTGCACAACCTTGGTGCTCTAGGAATCTGCGTCCACCAAGGCTGAGGTCCACGGAGCCCTCCCCACAAAGGCTGGTGAGAGAGCCAGTAATGAATCCTTCCTGGCCACCTGTTAGACTTACTCACATTCCAAATGGAGCTACTCACCATTAAAAACtaaccttgtttgtttgtttgtttgttgttttacaaTATTAGCAAACTCTAAGCTTCTGGAAAATATGCTTTGGGGGAGCGTCCCCTCCCAAGCTGGCCATGGTTGACAGGTCCTATATGGGGAGGCTGGGAAGTCCCCCAGAGTGCATCTTGGGAGCGCCCCTCCCCCGGGGTCCCTTACTTACCATTTCTGGAGCCGCCATCCTTGGAAGCAggaatgatttcctttttcattataaaaaatgAGCAGGAGGGTGAGCAGCTGGCAAAGGGGAGTCCAGTCGGGAAATATTTCTACCAAGCCACTCAGCCTTGCCGTCTCCGTCCCTGGGGCCAGCGGCATCACCGTGGCGCCTCTGTAACTCAATCTGAAGGTGACTATCAGGTAACCCTGGTGGTATGGGCCCAGAGATAGAAGACAGCAGCTTGTAAATGAGCAAAGGCAGAATTATAGGAGCTTCACAGAAGAATGTAGGGCCCTTCTATTCAAATGCGAACACAGGGGGCCATACCCAGTGCCAAGCAGACAGCCCCACAGAAGGGCAGGTCGGCACTTCTGTGGGCAGCTCCATCCACGCAGGTGACTGAGCCTTGGCTGAGTCCTACAGCTGCCCCAAGGACAAAAGCTGGAAACTGGAGGATGCCACACACTGAGCAGAGACTCGGAGCTCTATGGTGCAGGGGTCTCTGTGTGCTCAGTGTATCTGTGTTCGACTATGTGGCCTTGAGCTATACAGAGTGCTAGAAGAGATGAAGATGGTTGTATAGAGGACAGGCTCTGAAAAGCAGAGACCTCAGGACAGGACAGGATTAGTCCTGTGAAATAGGGTTAGGTTGTTCCTTCCTAGTAGGCAACCATGACTTCAGAGCCAGGAGAGAGGGTGCACCCTGGGGAAAACCCCACGCCTGGAGCCAGAGGTGAGGGAGTCTGATGTGTGGCTCGGAGAACCTGCAATGTCAGAAAGGATTCCAGTTTGCTTCCTGTCTGATAGACAGACCCAGGGCAGAACAAGCTAAGCAGAACAGACACGTTAGGTTCTGAGTGAGATACATAGACACACGGGGTTGGAGCAGGCTGTAGCCATGAGTCTCAGCCATGAAGCTACCCTCTGTGCTGAATGCTCAGAGATTTGCAAAGAGCAGTGGCTGAAGAGGTACTTGGAAGCAGTGTGCTTTCTtcagatgctgaggcaggaggatcatgagctACAGAACAGGTTCTAGACCAGTCCAGGAGTAGTGAGACCCgaggtgtgtgttggggggggggggcggggattgCTATCCAGGTCCCCCTCCAAAAAAAGTCACTCTATTTTCCATTTTGCCCACCCTTTAATGTCTGGATTCACTCGAAATCCCCCATGCTTGCAGGTCCTTTCTTATCTCTGACTACTCTCCTGATCCCAAGATGAATA is a genomic window containing:
- the Tmprss3 gene encoding transmembrane protease serine 3, which encodes MCSDDWKSHYAKIACAQLGFPSYVSSDHLRVDALEEQLQGNFVSINHLLPDDKVTALHQSVYMREGCTSGHVVTLKCSACGMRTGYSPRIVGGNMSSLAQWPWQVSLQFQGYHLCGGSVITPLWIVTAAHCVYDLYHPKSWTVQVGLVSLMDSPVPSHLVEKIIYHSKYKPKRLGNDIALMKLSEPLTFDETIQPICLPNSEENFPDGKLCWTSGWGATEDGGDASPVLNHAAVPLISNKICNHRDVYGGIISPSMLCAGYLKGGVDSCQGDSGGPLVCQERGLWKLVGATSFGIGCAEVNKPGVYTRITSFLDWIHEQLERDLKT